The sequence below is a genomic window from Humulus lupulus chromosome 3, drHumLupu1.1, whole genome shotgun sequence.
GCAGAAAAACCTTCACGGAGTTGAATATACCGACGTTGCTTTGCTTTgttggtttggagaacatgcaaagagagAAACCGAAAAAAAAGCTCAAATTTTCTCTGGTTCGGTTTTATCTTTTCTCTGAATACTGGAATGAAAGTGAGGAAGGAGAAGGGAGGACATGTATATATATGTCCCATGGGATATCAAAGGACGGATGAATCTGGAACTTTGGTTTGGATTAGGACTTGATCTGATGGATGGGGTTCGGTTGTGGCATTGGCGGCAAAAAGTAGATATATGAAAGGATGTGCACAGAAAAAgaaagtactcgagtactctgagTGTGCAATCCTTAGCTAatgcgtgtccatactcgagtatggtagGCGGCACTGCTTTCAAAAATAGaagttcaaaattttccttctcataggattcgaaccaatacttttgagggggaaaaatgttacacccgattttttaaaatagaaattATGATCTCAACAGATAAGCTCGTAAAATGTAAGCTCGAAAGAAGCAAgtgtgccacgtcatcagcatGTACGTCATGTGTGATAGTCTTGCTTGGCAGTAGGATGACAACGACAGAATTGGTGAGCTCGAAACTATGTGCGTACTCGAAGATGTGTTAAAGATTACAAGTTAAGCTCGAAGCTACAACCACAAAGGGTTCAATAGTTGTATAAATTCCTAATTTGTTCTTATCGGTGATTGAGTATCAGTCGGGAAGGTTCGAGCTTAAGCGTTGCAAGCTCGAAAGAGATGTTCTCGGTAAAGTTACTTGCTGAGGGTGAGGCTAAGCAAAAGGACGAGCTTGTGATGTTGGTCGGCCTCGAAGGTATGTACGTCATGTGTGCGAGATCGGTAATCACGAGGTAGATAATCTAGTTTGAATAtgattattgtttgaaaatccttatttcttggggatttgttgtaatcacATAATGAATcccgattatcatgggatattatgtaattaatgcatttatttgtatttatttgaaaTCTGAACTATAACTTCTTGAAATAATAGGGAAGATATTTTgaaaaccagtctataaatagactggagaaattcatttgtaaggaGGCTGAATTTGGTACTGGGAATACTTTGTTAAATTGCTTTCTAAAAGCTTTGGGAGAATTCCACAATTGAATAATATCGACTCagggactaggcagattttaactgctgaaccacgtaaaatatcgtgtgtttttcattgatttttttataatttcatgTTTGTTGCTCTcattttctaagttgacgaaaaacgacatcaagacacttaaataaaagaaaataaaccatcattgatttatttaaatactttGATTTCTTATACTTTAGAATTGGTTTTAGAATTAAAAGTGTCCCTTCATTGAGATTAAAATAATCATATCACCATTATATTATCTTTGACCAAAATGAACAAAATTCTCATTAATTCATTCACTATTTTTTGTTTAatgattcaaaattgcttctctaATTTTGTAGTGTCTCCTCACTGAGctattgaatatttaagaattattaccactaaataattctcaaatatttttcatttgacCAAactttagactccaagtctattgGACAATAAGTTCTCTCAAAATTTTGGATCTACCTTGATCCAatattttcttgcaatagcaagatacTTTCaccaaaagatgtaaccccctaggttcatcttttcttacctcataaaatgagatgttcatctttttaaatgagaaaattaaaatTCTCAAACTATTCCGTTTATTTACAAATCACATACCAACAATAATATTGTAAAGACCTGACTAATTTAAAGACTTCGGACATTTAAAAACTACTAACGCataactactatcttttggatatataATAATCAAACATtaatattaatacttcaaaaaatctgaaaatacgggatcccattgttcatacataaaataataaaggaaacaaaatatttaattaaaatttaaatatttaaaagtactAAGTGCGGAAACTTTAATGACATAATTCAAAAAACTCAAAAataacaacgtcatcctcgattgaTCCCATCGGTTCATTTCTTTAGTTCCTCGCTCGATACACAAGCCAAAGTCGCCTCAGATTCGTCccaccttccatgttcattttcctgcacaatctaaataaaaaggaatgagcctaatgcctagtaagaaaaaactactaaaacataaaacataaaatagacttcaatattaatggtcattaactcattatcgtagtatgtgataaaaaccgctatagtcctcttattttaacaattattttaggggtaggtttagacacaactatattctacgataacaataaaaatctccggatttgctatctaagcaaccatatttccagAGTGACTCAAGACATTAAAAAACATacaaacatataacacataaaatatgacttactttccttaccaaaattgaGATATTAGAGACAAGTACGAGatcggaaactcctaaaaccaaacattaaaaaccataactttcctaaagaaaagaagatgaagagaagatatAAACTATCAGAATAAAGACTTACCtaaaatcttaagtttcaaagaaattgaggATCTAACTGAAAGCCATTATGACGATTTATGATTTGAATTAAAAGAAAAGACTAAGAATAATAGAAATAGACGAGAtctgaggattaagagtaccttagatagctagaGCATCAATCTATACCACAAATACCAAAATCACTCTATAACTTACTTcacaagtgtttagaaaagcctagatttgaaagctttaaccccaaaaccctagtgctTCTCTCTAGAGCGAAAAtggcaacttggaggctctgagaagtgtttgaaaaataatgcaaatgactgagtgaagggtcctatatATAggattcaaggagtgaaactaactcccattaaaatgaataaaaacagCACTTTCCGCTCAAAAACTACTCAAAACTCGGTCCAAATCATTTAAGAACAAGTCCAAGCTGTTGAGGACTGATTCTAGCTTCAGATTTCACGAAGATTCAAATATGGCACATgtagccgatatatcacctaccctgtTTTTTCGAGGGTCCCATGGTTTCGATCATgtaaagtcgacgtgtttttccagtcagcataggcgatatatcgcccctgtagTTGCGATATATTGGCTTACGCTTACATACTAAACTATGTTTTTGCAcgttttaagcacacttaaagttgtttaaaccactttgactgattaatacgagattccaacatctgagggaaggttccaaacttcctaggcttatctttacctttaaatttacccttgattatttttattcatctaaaatcaataattccttaataaatatacatgtgacaaatgtcacattcttaattattctatttaaatcttaggttataataaataatactttTAGGACCAACTACATTAATTAAACCTTacgataaaattaatatttctaaattataggctaaacttataaaattcataactatctctatgagtttccaaataattcgcGACTTGGAGCAATATcacgaaaattaaaatactttAACATAAGACAATATTatttaactaagtaaaattttgaggcactacaaatataggataaaacctattaacatctcacaaatatttgcatgattatatttcaataaaatttcacataattatcaacacatatgacttatatcatactaatatggtaaacataaatcacaaatatcatacacatatgatttcacatttctattgattcacaaaatcaataaatttatacatgtcatataaagcTCATAGAATTGTCATTCTAATTATTTCCCATTAtcacaaaataagaaaattatataACATGCTAACACATAACCCTATAATCCACTAGAGATTATTTacacaatatgttaattaatcacatatagcaaaaactcaagatgttgaaatatcttctaatctaacAACTATATTTGCAAAAAGCAAAGaagattagaaaacaataaaTTTGTATGAACTTCATTCATgaaatttttcttcttctcacttctatcactatatgaaagccattagatcttctaagaaaaacaaagaagaaccactactacaaatataggctttctctgcgctttttttctAGCATTAAATTAAAAACGCAGAGAAAAGGTTCAAATGAGTCTGAAACACGAAGTGGcaaaaaaatagacttttctccgcggttccataaaaaaaccgcagagaaaaatggtacacttttctccgcggttttctataaaaaactgcagagaaaaaggtacctttctctgcggttttctttatggaaccgcagagaaaagtggtacacttttctctgcggttttctttgTGGAACCGCGGAGAAAGCCCTTACCCTACATAAAACCTTCGACTCACATCATTTActcattcttctaatttcttccacTTTGGCAAACCCAAGAGGAACGGCGCAAACCCTTCTTCCCCAGCCACGGTTAGTGctcttttcactttttttttagttttttttttcattttcttccatattTAGGGTACAACtcatgtaaatatacatatatattgatttgttttgaaattttagggaaaaaatgaagatatattgattgagtataatgtgttttgaatgtatgtttatagggtgattttcAAGCTTTTTCCAACCTTTGTGAAGGATTAAAAGACATTTTTATTGTTCAAATcaggtattgatcactaaaacttgactttttttgttttattttaattatttcagttttttgttatttttatattatttatctagtttatatatattttgattatgttaatattaattatgtttactccttaaaatgtattgtatttgacataattttttttattttttatgaaatgtatatatatataatattgaaaattatttatcaaattaggttataatattgaaaatatatatataatcggaattaaaaataattatatataatcgaaattgaaaaatatttttttttcattaaaatggctttctctgcggttgtattaACAAAACCGCGGAGAAATGTACCCTTTTCGATCTGCAGTTGTATTGAATAAACCGAAGAGAAAAGGGtacctttctccgcggttttttcaacacaaccgcagagaaaagtgtggcTTTTTTCCGCGGTTttcataccacttttctctgcagtcgaatacactgcgcttttcaatactcttgaaacccgcagtgtattaagtaaaaaaaccgcTGAGAaagaccttttttgtagtagtgaacattaccttatcttaccatcttttaaagttggatcctcacaagatctccatggtttctccttccattgaaaaggaaatgataagttttttattgttagagaatatattatattcaatagaaataaggaaaaacaaaatacaactctaagcaagaatacaatagacaaggtattTGATCAAAGTAATGTTACAACTCagttgctcaaaatacaagtaaatcaaaAAATGTAGAAGATgaagatcacaaactcaaaacaataataatacaagtaaagaAGAACAAAATAGTGAACACAAACTTTCACACAACTAAAGtatagagtagtggggatcacctacttgaacaaggttcaaaacctttgtccaaaaacttattttctcctattctctaagcactaaggaatCTCACAAGGAAATAgttctctggaattatcaaacaTCTAtagtgtattttctagccaagtgttttgtgtatagaaaatggtgtgtctcacaagtgagcattagacccctatttatagagtttgagataccctttgaatttcaaattccatgaacccccatggttgttatcaatgtttaattggagatttatggaattaaaatgaagatttgagagttacttaaGATGTAAAAACTattcaaattttagaaaaaagcAAAATTGGAATAACTTGTCAGTGCCCTAGGCCGCGACCAAGAGTatcagtggtcgtggccactggcctctgtcccccttGGTCACAGCCAGGGATAATCAGTGGCTACGACCACAGTGCAATTTCAGCTTCCAATTTTTCGGATTTTCAAAAAACGTCACAATctcttcccacatgattttgtaacctccatataCCTCATGTGAGTTAAAAAGATATCTTCAACAACCATATTACATAATGACTCTatgaaattcaaacacaaatgtgtaactctcaattTAAACATTATtaagtaatatttgggagttacaaatttacaactgattttgtaactccaaaatatgttacatttgagCACACATATGtatccaattttgtaactctcaataatgTGTTATaaagtgtgacaaatcacatttgtgtgacaaattgcattttgtcacattatttattctaacattatattatttaaaataatgtaACAAATATTTTTGTCAATACACTACTTATATCATTTTATTCCCCCACACAACCATACAAAATAAATGTGATTCCAATGTTTATTCTTAAAataaaccaaacatcattatCATTCTCATTACTATTTTTATTCCATTTCATTACCATTCTAATTGCATTCCACTAAATCAAACACCATCTATGTTCATAACACCAAAATTGCCATTAACATATTAGTAGAAGAAATCCAAAACAACTCGAGAGCTTCATGTAAACACATCTTGGGAAACGGAAGGCTCTCTATCATATGCATCTATAGTAAAATATATCTGCAAAAGAAGATAATAAATTGAGCATAATAATGTCTAGTAATTAACTAGACTTTTTTTAGCCAATAAAAAAACTGACTGGTAACTAGATTCATGGTTGTTGAATTCATGGATATTGTTAATGACAAccatatattatataaaaaaaaaatctaatacaTTGTTGGTAAATGATACTCATTTCATTTTCTtagtttattattatattttttttatccaatTGAATCTTGTATAATTTCATCCACTATtgaaatataacaataataataagacGATTCAGTGGTAAAGTTGAGTTATTAGAGCATGTCTAATGTAGTACCAAAAAGGAGATGCATTGATATATttagcacattttagaaaaaatatcACTCCATTTATGTTCTAAAAGTAAAATGTGtgtcaaatttagcacaaaatatagcatgaaccaaatttgattcaataataaatttcattttttttatttaccatattgtcactaattatatattaataattaatgtCTAATCATATTGTCTTTTTTATTCACTTTCTTTTTTTCAACTTTTTCTTAATGACTAATTATTTAGAGTACATCTTGACAAAAAAAAGTTATTTAGAGTACATAATTTggacaataaaaaaattaaaaaaaattaatttttgtatgttCTCAGCAACTATTAAATGCATTAAAAAAAGCTTGGGTCTCGGTTTGTTCTCtcccatggcgaagaagaagaaaCCGACACGTAAGCCTGAGATTAGGGTAGAAGAGCAAGATAATCAGCTGGTTCAGGATGAGAAGGCTTCATGTTGTTCCGTCACCAAGGATTTGATGATCAAAGGCCCTGCATCAGGTGTTTTGAATGATTTGGATGAGGTTCGAGATGAGGGTTTGGAACTCAATAACGTAGAGAATCGTCTGGATGGGGATAAAAGATTTCAAGAAGGCAATTTTACGGGAGATGGGAAAGCTACCTTGACCTCGAACACGGCTTCTTGGGCAGATAAGGTGAAGGAAGGGGATTTTCAGGCTTCAGCTCATCGTCAATGGCAGCAGTTTACAGCAAGTAAGATTTCATTTTCTGATCAGAAACTCGAATTCACTGAGCCATTATTCAGAGACAGGCGGAAATATGCAAGGGTAGATGCTGATGAGGTTAAAATTCAATCCACGAATTGGAGTTCGGCAGTCATCTGTATGGTTCTTGTTTCTAATCCTCCAATGGCTATTTTTGAAGGGTTCATTAAAAGAGattggggtcatctagggatTGCTTAGATAGGTAGAATGACAATGGGACTGGCCATTGTCAAATTCAATGATGATGCAACGAGGGATCATGTCCTAGAAAATGGAATACTTCAATTTGATAGGAAACCTGTTATCATTCGGCCATGGTCTGCGGATCTTAGTGTTGTTCGCCTTGTTCGTTCAGTTCCTCTCTGGATTCGTTTACATGATTTAGGGCTTCAGTATTGGGGAAGTAAATGCCTTAGTGCACTTGTGAGTACGATTGGTAAACCGATAATGGTTGATAAATTTACAAGGGAGCACTCAAGAATTCAATTTGATAGAGTTCTTGTGGAAATGGAAGTTACAGATAATCCCCCTAGAAGCATTCAGTTTCTGAATGAGCTTGGTCAGATTATGGAACAGGGGGTGGAATATGAATGGCTTCCTATTAAGTGTAAGACCTGCTCTGGATTTGGTCATTCAGTGATGGATTGTCGTAAAGAGCTGAAAACACAATGGGTCAAAAAAGATCCTACAACAAAAGAGGAGCTGAAGAATAGGATGAATACAGGAGAGATAGAACCTACTGGTATAGAGCCTGCGGTCTTGACTAGTACAAAAATGGAAAGGGTTCAGGTTATCAATATTGAGTTGGAAGGGGTTCAGGTGATTAATACTGAGGGTTCTCAGCCTAACTCTTTGGATCGTACTGATGAAGATAAGGGTACTCAGAATAGTAAAAACTGGCTCACTCCCAAACGTGTAGCCACTCATTCTAAACAAGGTCAGGTAGCAAATTCTAATGTTAAGATTTCAGGACAAGGGCAACAAAAGATGAATAAGTTTGAGGTGCTTCAAGAGCAAATGATTGGTGGTAAAGAAGGTAATCCCATTTATATTTCCTCCAATGGATAATTGCAATATTTTGAGCTGGAACTTGAGGGGGCTGAATAGTTCTAATAAGCATAACTCAGTTATAGATCTGTGTAGTAGGTATAAAATAAGAATTGGTGGTTTCTTAGACACAAAAATGAAGGGGAATAAAATTATAGAGTTCATGGAGCAAAAACTTCCCAATTGGGAGTTTTTTACTAGTTCGGTCACTGAAGGTAGAATTTTGATAGTCTGGAGGAAGGTTTTCGTAAGGGTTACAATTCTTGAGAAGTCTAATCAGTTTGTTCACTATTTGGTAAAGATGGTTGGTCAAAACCAAGTCTTTTATGTTACTTTTGTCTATGGGCTTAATTCGATAGATGGTAGGAGGAGTTTATGGGAAGGGTTACAACGGTTATCCCTCTTGGATGAAGCATGGATTATATTAGGGGACTTCAATGCCCCTTTTTCTAGTATGGACAAATCTGGTGGGAAACCAATCTAAGCTTTGGAACTGACATATTTTCTCCGTTGGCTTGAGGAGACTCATGTTGTATCTCTCAGGAGTTTAGGTTCTTATTTCTCTTGGACTAATAATCAAAATGGTCCAACAAGAATCTATTCTAAAATTGACCATGTTTTTATGAATGAGGCATGGCTTGATCTTTTTCCTTATTCTAATGATGTTCTTAGATGGGAAGTTGTTTCAGATCATTGCTCTTGTGTTGTTAACAACCTGCCTATGgagaatttgggttttaaattGTTCATATTTTACAATTTTTGGGCAGATCATCATGACTTCaccgaggtggttatgaatagtTGGAGGATGCCTATTAAGGCAACTGGTTTAAGGGCAATATACTTAAAGACTTGAGGCTGAAGCATAGGTTAAAAACTTTTAATCGAAATAATATTGGTAACATTGGGTTGAACTATCACACGGCTACGGAAAATTACCAAGAAGCTCAACTTCAAGCTCAATCTAAtccttatgattttatttttcagaAAGAGGTGCAGGAAGCTACTGAAGATTTTTTAGTTCAGGAGAAAATGTACCATAGTTTCTTGACTCAAAGAAGTAAAATAAATTGGTTAAGGAAGGGTGATATGAATACTTCTTTTTTCCATGCTTATTTGAAGAAGCATAGAGCAGAAAATGGTATTGCTTCCTTTATCAATGATCAAGGTAATCTGGTAGACAATTTTCCTGAAGTTGTTTCTCACTTTGTTGAGCATTTCAGAGGCTATTTGGGGAGCCCGAGTTCTGCTACTGGCAGGATAAATTTACAGTGTATAGCGATGGGTTCTAAGCTCTCGGTTGATCACCAACTAATGCTTTTAAAACCGTTTTCTCGTAAGGAAATTTGTGGTGCTTTATTTGGTATTCCCATCACTAAGTGCCCGGGACCAGATGGTTTTGGTTCTGGTTTTTTCAAGGCTGTCTGGCAGGATATAGGGGAGGAAGTTTTCTCAGCTATTAGTCAATGCTTTGATACAGGGTGTTTTCCTTCTGATCTTCATGAAACTTCTCTGTCGCTGGTCTCTAAGGTGGCAAATCCATCCCGAGCTATAGACTATAGACCCATTGCATGTTGCTCTACTTTGTATAAGTGTATTGCCAAGCTTTTATGTTCAAGAATGGCTTTAGTCCTTCCTGAGCTTATTCAGTCGAACCAGGGAGCCTTTATAAGGGGTCGTTCTATTGCTCATAACATCATGATTTTTCAGGACCTTATCAAAAACTATGGGAGGGCTTCTACTTCACCAAGATGTGCAATCAAGATCGATTTAAGTAAGGCTTATGACAAAGTAGATTGGCAGTTCCTAGAGGATCTTTTAAAGGCTCTTTGTTTTCCTATGAAATTTATAGGATGGATAATGGTTTGTTTGTGGAATACTTCTTACTCTTTGCTCATGAATGGTAGAGTTCAAGGTAAATTTAAAGGCAAGAAGGGGCTGCAACAGGGAGATCCTATGTCTCCTCTTTTGTTTGTGCTTATAATGGAATATTTGACTAGGAGCCTTCAACTAGCTGTTCTTAACTCTACTTTCAGATATCACCCTATGTGCAAAAGTCTAAAGCTTATAAACCTCTGTTTTGCTGATGACTTGATCCTTTTTTGTAAAGGTACTCATTCAGCTGTTATCACTCTTAAAGATGCTCTTGTGGAATTTAGTTCTACTACTAGTTTGTCTATAAATACAGCTAAGTCCCATATATTTTTTGGAGGTGTCACTGCCACAGAGAGAAAGCTTATTGCCCAAGAGATTCAACTCCCGAAAGGCTCCTTTCCTCTGAAGTACCTTAGGGTGCCTATGAGGCCAACTAAGTGGAGACATGAAGACTGTGAAATTATTCTTCAGAAAATCAGATTGAGGCTTCAGTCTTGGACTAGCAGACATCTCTCTTATGCTGGTCGAATGCAACTCATTCATTCAGTTTTATTTGGACTTCGTAATTACTGGATGAGTATCTTTATTTTACCTCAGAGTATAATTAAGGAGGTTGAGAAACTTTGCCGTAGCTTTCTTTGGGGCAATTCTGGGCAGAGGAGTAAGCTTCATCTTGCGTCTTGGCAGAAGGTTTGCCTTCCAAAAGCTTATAGTGGGCTCGGTTTCAGAGATGGAGCTATTTAGAACTGAACTATTTTAGCCAAATATATCTGGGCTATTTCTGAAAAAGCCTGAGGTTTTATGGGTTAAATGGATCAATGCTATATATCTGAAAGGTTCTAACTTCTGGAATTATACTCTGAAATCTGAtagtagctggtattggaggaagttaTGTCATATCAGGGAGAAATTTAGTCATGTTGAGATTCTTGCTGCTGGTTTTCTAGGGAGATTCCAGCCTTCAAAACTTTACAATAGCTCTTTCAACCAACAGTTGGTAGGCTATTATCCTGCAATTTGGTGTAAGCTTACCCTTCCTAAGCACAGATTTCTCCTTTGGCAGGTGATCAATGCGCAGCTGCTCACTAGGGACAACCTAATCAGATTACACATTCAGGTGACAAACCTGTTGTGTCCGATCTGTGGGAGTCACTTTGAGAGTCACCCTCACCTCTTCTTTGATTGCTGCCTCTCTAAGCAGATTCTCAATATCATTTTTTATTGGCTTGGATTCATAACTTGGCCCAGTGACTTCACTAGCTGGGGTTTTTGGCTTGCTAGAACTCGGCATGGAATAATTGCTTCAATTATGAACTTGGTTGTTGTTGCTGTTATTTACAGCATATGGAGGAATAGAAATAGGTGTttttttt
It includes:
- the LOC133824147 gene encoding uncharacterized protein LOC133824147; the protein is MGLAIVKFNDDATRDHVLENGILQFDRKPVIIRPWSADLSVVRLVRSVPLWIRLHDLGLQYWGSKCLSALVSTIGKPIMVDKFTREHSRIQFDRVLVEMEVTDNPPRSIQFLNELGQIMEQGVEYEWLPIKCKTCSGFGHSVMDCRKELKTQWVKKDPTTKEELKNRMNTGEIEPTGIEPAVLTSTKMERVQVINIELEGVQVINTEGSQPNSLDRTDEDKGTQNSKNWLTPKRVATHSKQGQVANSNVKISGQGQQKMNKFEVLQEQMIGGKEDTKMKGNKIIEFMEQKLPNWEFFTSSVTEGRILIVWRKVFVRVTILEKSNQFVHYLVKMVGQNQVFYVTFVYGLNSIDGRRSLWEGLQRLSLLDEAWIILGDFNAPFSSMDKSGGKPI